Proteins encoded by one window of Filimonas effusa:
- a CDS encoding sodium:solute symporter, protein MSSIDWIVLVVTLAGIILYGLYKSRTEKNLEGYFLSNRSMPWYLVLLSIMGTQASAVTFLSAPGQAFTDGMRFVQYYFGLPLAMIVLCITFVPAFSKLRVFTAYEFLEQRFDGRTRLFTAALFLLSRGLSTGISIYAPSIILSSLLGWNIYWTNIIMGGMLIIYTVSGGAKAVAYTQQLQLVIIFLGMFLAGYLVVYHLPAGVGFADALKVGGVAGKMNIITSGVNSGGGFDWKDKYNIVSGLIGGFFLALSYFGTDQSQVGRYLTAKNDRESKLGLLMNGLVKVPMQFLILLIGVLLFAFYQFHPQPIFFNDAVSEQVYNTPYGDSLKQVQAAYNKVTLQQQQQVQDYLTADHDNNAAVKQEKATQLQASQQEADALKRQYKGYLQQADASIDVNDTNYIFLKFVVDYLPRGLVGLLIAIIFLAAWGSIAAALNSLASCTMIDFYCRVTNKEFKSCEKGEGLQQYRASRWITAGWGVFCIAVAGFANRMGSLIEAVNILGSLFYGVMLGIFLVAFYLKWIKGKAVFIAAVLAQVAVIVLFILDSYNITGIGFLWFNLIGAVLVIGLAILFQKLKPALVS, encoded by the coding sequence ATGAGTAGCATCGACTGGATAGTGCTGGTGGTAACCTTGGCAGGTATCATTTTATATGGTCTCTATAAAAGCCGTACAGAAAAGAACCTCGAAGGTTATTTCCTGAGTAACAGAAGTATGCCCTGGTATCTTGTGCTGCTTAGTATTATGGGTACGCAGGCGAGCGCTGTAACTTTCCTTTCAGCCCCCGGTCAGGCGTTCACCGACGGGATGCGTTTTGTTCAATACTATTTCGGGTTGCCACTGGCGATGATCGTGCTTTGTATCACGTTTGTTCCCGCTTTTAGCAAGCTCAGGGTGTTTACGGCCTATGAGTTCCTGGAACAACGTTTTGACGGGCGTACCAGGTTGTTTACGGCTGCGCTTTTTTTATTGTCGCGTGGCTTATCAACGGGCATCAGTATTTACGCGCCTTCCATTATTCTTTCTTCGTTACTGGGCTGGAATATTTACTGGACCAATATTATCATGGGTGGAATGCTCATTATTTATACGGTGAGCGGCGGCGCAAAGGCGGTGGCGTATACACAGCAGTTGCAGCTGGTTATTATTTTCCTGGGGATGTTTCTCGCGGGATATCTCGTGGTGTACCATCTGCCGGCAGGTGTTGGTTTTGCCGATGCGCTGAAGGTGGGAGGGGTAGCCGGTAAAATGAATATTATTACTTCCGGTGTTAATTCCGGTGGCGGTTTTGATTGGAAGGATAAATACAATATTGTAAGCGGTTTGATTGGTGGTTTCTTTCTGGCGCTGTCTTATTTTGGTACGGATCAAAGCCAGGTAGGCAGATACCTGACTGCTAAAAATGACAGAGAGAGTAAGCTGGGATTGCTGATGAACGGCCTGGTTAAGGTGCCGATGCAGTTCCTGATATTGCTGATCGGTGTATTGTTGTTTGCATTCTACCAATTTCATCCGCAGCCTATTTTCTTTAATGATGCCGTTAGTGAACAGGTGTACAATACACCTTATGGAGATTCGTTGAAACAGGTGCAGGCAGCTTATAATAAGGTGACGTTACAACAGCAGCAGCAAGTACAGGACTATCTCACTGCCGACCACGATAATAACGCTGCGGTTAAACAAGAGAAGGCAACCCAACTGCAGGCCAGCCAGCAAGAGGCAGATGCGTTGAAGCGTCAGTACAAAGGATACCTGCAGCAGGCGGATGCTTCCATAGACGTGAATGATACGAACTATATTTTCCTGAAGTTTGTGGTGGATTATTTACCACGTGGACTGGTGGGCTTGCTTATCGCCATTATTTTTCTTGCGGCATGGGGTTCTATTGCTGCTGCGTTGAATTCACTGGCGTCATGTACTATGATTGATTTCTATTGCAGGGTTACCAATAAAGAATTCAAGTCGTGTGAGAAGGGGGAAGGCTTACAACAATATCGTGCCTCGCGCTGGATTACCGCAGGATGGGGTGTTTTTTGCATAGCTGTTGCCGGTTTTGCCAATAGAATGGGGAGTCTTATTGAAGCGGTGAACATATTAGGGTCTTTGTTTTATGGTGTAATGCTGGGGATCTTCCTGGTTGCTTTTTACCTGAAATGGATCAAAGGAAAGGCAGTGTTTATTGCTGCGGTTCTTGCACAGGTTGCGGTTATTGTATTGTTTATTCTTGATAGCTACAATATTACAGGTATTGGTTTTCTTTGGTTTAATCTTATTGGTGCTGTGCTGGTAATTGGATTAGCGATATTGTTCCAAAAGCTTAAGCCTGCGCTAGTTAGCTAA
- a CDS encoding PIG-L family deacetylase — protein MSKKMGMTNIRVVFLFLLALVSLRMRAQGPQSQTSAEIYRNLQKLNVLGTVLYVAAHPDDENTRLLAYLAREAQFTTGYLSLTRGDGGQNLIGDEQGVELGLIRTQELLAARRIDGAEQFFSRAYDFGFSKSSEEALRIWDHDAVLSDVVWTIRRYQPDVIITRFPGDARAGHGHHAASAILANEAFVAAADPNRFPEHFKDGLQPWKARRILWNTFNFGGNNTITDDQFHIEVGDFNRLLGKGYGEIASDSRSQHKSQGFGVAKTRGRSMEYFLTTGGDAPHNRLMDGIVTGWNRVDGGNAIQPLVDRLLKDFNFEHPENSLDQLTGLYKKIQALPENSVYKTRKLKEVAELIAQCAGLFAEASTDAAYAIKGQPFRVNYFINSRSSNDIKLEAVSLGNVFDSTIGKQLPMNVNWEMAYTGRISLEAPVSQPYWLQRPMEMGSFRLEKQSDIAVPENRPAFTAGFRINVKGLELLVERPVMYRFTDPVKGEIYEPVTVAPPLVISLTPSMVLTNITPALAQEPVVDLQYKSYFNYPRVPVKVQLFQGNVVIYSRDTLMDLEKEKAYNVRMPLSAIVKKDAKADVRAVVTLTLDGKAYAYKDFLRSINYDHIPGINYFLEDHLSVIATPVNTGGKKRVGYIVGAGDKVPQALTQMGYDVTILHEADITPVNLSRFDAVIAGVRAYNIHEFLETKYPVLMQYVQNGGNYIVQYNTHAKLKARMAPYPLAIINKRITDERAAVEILMPSHAVFNTPNKITAADFDGWIQERSIYQAETTDSHYQLLLGMSDKGEAQSKGSLVITPYGKGNFVYTGLVFFRELPAGVPGAFRLMANLVALPQNKSN, from the coding sequence ATGAGCAAGAAAATGGGTATGACCAATATTCGGGTGGTATTTCTTTTTTTATTGGCCTTGGTTTCCCTGCGTATGCGGGCTCAGGGGCCGCAATCACAAACCAGCGCGGAAATTTATCGTAATCTTCAGAAACTGAACGTGTTGGGGACGGTGCTATATGTAGCGGCCCATCCCGATGATGAGAATACACGATTACTGGCTTATCTGGCCAGGGAAGCGCAATTTACTACCGGGTATCTTAGTCTTACCCGGGGCGATGGCGGCCAAAACCTGATTGGAGATGAACAAGGGGTGGAACTGGGGCTGATACGCACACAGGAGTTGCTGGCCGCCCGTCGTATCGATGGGGCGGAGCAGTTTTTTAGCAGGGCCTATGATTTTGGGTTTTCGAAAAGTTCTGAAGAGGCATTGCGGATCTGGGATCATGATGCGGTATTGAGCGATGTGGTATGGACTATTCGCCGTTACCAGCCTGATGTGATCATTACCCGGTTTCCCGGAGATGCGAGGGCGGGACATGGGCATCATGCGGCCAGTGCGATCCTGGCGAATGAAGCTTTTGTTGCAGCAGCAGATCCTAACCGCTTTCCGGAGCATTTTAAGGATGGTTTACAGCCCTGGAAGGCCAGGCGGATACTTTGGAACACGTTCAATTTTGGTGGCAATAATACGATCACTGACGACCAGTTTCATATAGAGGTGGGTGATTTCAACCGGCTGCTGGGGAAAGGTTATGGTGAAATAGCAAGCGATAGCCGTAGTCAGCATAAGAGCCAGGGCTTTGGCGTAGCGAAAACGCGCGGCCGTTCTATGGAGTATTTTCTGACGACGGGAGGCGATGCTCCGCACAACCGGTTGATGGATGGCATTGTAACGGGATGGAATAGAGTTGACGGTGGTAATGCTATTCAGCCGCTGGTTGATAGGCTGCTGAAGGATTTTAATTTCGAGCATCCGGAAAACAGTCTTGATCAATTGACTGGCTTGTATAAGAAAATTCAGGCGCTTCCGGAAAATAGCGTTTATAAAACCAGGAAGTTGAAGGAAGTGGCTGAATTGATCGCTCAGTGTGCCGGTCTTTTTGCCGAGGCATCAACTGATGCGGCATATGCTATAAAGGGACAGCCTTTCCGTGTGAACTATTTCATCAACAGCAGGTCCAGTAACGATATTAAACTGGAGGCCGTTTCACTTGGTAATGTTTTTGACTCAACTATCGGGAAGCAGCTTCCTATGAATGTAAACTGGGAGATGGCCTATACCGGCAGGATTTCATTGGAGGCGCCGGTTAGTCAGCCCTACTGGTTACAGCGGCCTATGGAAATGGGGAGTTTTCGGTTAGAGAAACAGTCCGACATAGCAGTGCCGGAGAACAGGCCTGCTTTTACAGCAGGTTTCCGTATTAATGTTAAGGGGCTGGAGCTGTTGGTGGAGCGTCCTGTCATGTATCGCTTTACCGATCCTGTAAAAGGTGAGATCTATGAGCCTGTGACGGTGGCGCCGCCGTTGGTGATTTCATTAACGCCTTCTATGGTGCTCACCAATATAACGCCTGCCCTGGCGCAGGAGCCAGTGGTTGATCTGCAATACAAATCTTATTTCAACTATCCACGGGTGCCTGTGAAAGTGCAGTTATTCCAGGGAAATGTTGTTATTTATTCCAGAGATACCTTGATGGATCTCGAAAAGGAGAAGGCGTATAATGTACGGATGCCTTTGTCTGCTATTGTGAAAAAAGATGCCAAAGCTGATGTACGTGCTGTGGTGACGCTGACGCTTGATGGCAAAGCTTATGCTTATAAGGATTTCCTGCGCTCTATCAACTATGACCATATTCCGGGGATCAATTATTTCCTGGAAGATCATCTTTCTGTTATTGCGACCCCGGTTAATACCGGCGGGAAAAAGCGTGTGGGCTATATTGTTGGAGCCGGTGATAAGGTTCCCCAGGCATTAACACAGATGGGATACGATGTAACTATTTTACATGAAGCAGATATTACTCCTGTCAATCTTTCCCGCTTTGATGCTGTTATTGCAGGGGTGAGGGCATATAATATTCATGAGTTCCTTGAAACGAAATACCCTGTTCTCATGCAGTATGTACAGAATGGCGGGAACTATATTGTACAGTATAATACGCATGCTAAGCTGAAAGCACGTATGGCGCCTTACCCGCTTGCTATTATTAATAAAAGGATTACGGATGAACGTGCAGCGGTAGAGATACTGATGCCTTCACATGCTGTCTTTAATACACCTAATAAGATCACTGCTGCCGATTTTGACGGATGGATCCAGGAACGCAGCATTTACCAGGCGGAAACAACCGATTCACATTACCAGTTGTTGCTGGGAATGTCGGATAAAGGAGAAGCGCAAAGCAAAGGCAGCCTGGTGATCACGCCATATGGTAAAGGTAATTTTGTGTATACCGGTCTTGTGTTCTTTAGAGAACTGCCTGCCGGTGTGCCGGGGGCTTTTCGTTTGATGGCCAACCTGGTGGCATTGCCTCAAAATAAAAGCAATTAA
- the parS gene encoding type II RES/Xre toxin-antitoxin system antitoxin → MRFADISLQKKLDKQIKNMVQQACSDKVYTVQHDQLTFSDFLSNKLLLVCVIRGGVPYAFFDLIQRFTPFDDHYWADFLDISVKSLQRYRQDDRTFKPSLSEKIIEMAEVTNMGLDVFGSMDKFKLWLDTPNYALGSLQPAELLKDSYGKAMVVAELTKINYGILV, encoded by the coding sequence ATGCGCTTTGCAGACATATCATTACAGAAGAAGCTGGATAAACAAATAAAAAATATGGTTCAGCAAGCCTGTTCAGATAAGGTGTATACAGTCCAGCACGATCAACTCACTTTCTCCGATTTCTTATCCAATAAACTGCTACTGGTTTGTGTGATCCGGGGAGGCGTACCTTATGCTTTCTTCGATCTCATCCAGCGCTTTACTCCTTTCGATGATCATTACTGGGCCGATTTTTTGGATATATCGGTTAAATCCCTGCAACGTTACAGGCAAGATGACCGAACATTTAAACCCAGCTTAAGTGAAAAAATTATTGAAATGGCAGAAGTAACTAATATGGGGCTTGATGTATTTGGCAGCATGGACAAATTCAAGCTATGGCTCGATACTCCCAATTATGCGCTGGGGAGCTTACAGCCAGCCGAATTATTAAAAGACTCCTACGGCAAAGCCATGGTAGTGGCAGAATTAACAAAGATCAATTACGGAATTTTGGTATAA
- a CDS encoding RES family NAD+ phosphorylase, whose protein sequence is MEAYRLAREKYATPLSGIGAALYGARWNSIGKELIYLASNRSLAMAEVAVHLTLGTLPQDYMMVSVFIPDNISLQKISPTELPAGWNAFPHPVSTQYTGDNFVMESLYCVLQVPSAVTSGDYNLLINPLHPEFKRILITEVSKFPFDKRIFE, encoded by the coding sequence ATGGAAGCATACAGGCTTGCCCGTGAAAAATACGCTACACCCTTATCAGGAATTGGCGCTGCACTGTACGGCGCAAGATGGAATTCTATTGGTAAAGAACTGATTTACCTGGCATCCAACAGGTCATTGGCAATGGCCGAAGTAGCAGTACATCTTACACTGGGCACACTTCCCCAGGATTACATGATGGTTTCAGTTTTTATACCGGACAACATTTCACTGCAAAAAATTTCACCAACGGAACTACCTGCAGGCTGGAACGCATTCCCCCACCCTGTTTCAACACAATACACCGGTGATAACTTTGTAATGGAATCGCTGTACTGTGTGCTGCAAGTCCCATCTGCCGTAACCAGTGGCGACTACAACTTACTGATCAACCCGCTCCATCCTGAATTTAAAAGAATACTTATCACGGAAGTCAGCAAATTCCCATTCGACAAGCGGATTTTTGAATAA
- a CDS encoding glycoside hydrolase: MKFLNGLLLAVGVAMSITPVSAQTKQSLSGSYNQQMVTAPSPALKADSFYKKYADAFGIPVLSSGKVPDDALLVARDIVNYMLVKRPDIRSMLVQQGARVLVMAETEMETDLPERSQWKKPAKNDPRLTPSERENYDKPGGIASVSDKAYWNARARGMGGTVTSCAEENLLGYAGTRYYGENILVHEFSHNIMNAMRRADTALIREIHAAYENAKAKGMYKRQYAINTVDEYWAEGTQWWFWSNYEFYDDEQRIQSPDDLKAYDPVLFDLLDRVYAGHHIPADIYYGRNVRPAKIVAH; encoded by the coding sequence ATGAAATTTTTGAATGGCTTACTGTTGGCGGTAGGAGTGGCGATGAGCATAACTCCTGTATCGGCACAAACTAAGCAATCCTTATCTGGATCTTATAACCAGCAGATGGTGACTGCTCCTTCACCTGCGTTGAAGGCTGATAGTTTTTATAAGAAATATGCTGATGCTTTTGGTATCCCTGTTTTATCATCCGGTAAAGTACCAGATGATGCATTGCTGGTAGCGCGTGATATTGTTAACTATATGCTGGTAAAGCGTCCTGATATCCGTTCAATGCTGGTGCAACAGGGAGCGCGTGTACTGGTGATGGCTGAGACGGAAATGGAAACAGACCTGCCTGAACGGAGTCAGTGGAAAAAACCTGCAAAGAATGATCCCAGGCTTACTCCATCAGAAAGAGAGAACTATGATAAGCCCGGTGGCATTGCAAGTGTATCTGATAAGGCCTACTGGAATGCAAGAGCAAGAGGCATGGGAGGTACTGTTACATCCTGTGCCGAAGAAAACCTGCTGGGGTATGCCGGTACAAGGTATTATGGTGAAAATATCCTGGTACATGAATTCAGTCATAATATAATGAATGCGATGCGTCGTGCGGATACTGCGCTGATACGTGAAATACATGCCGCTTATGAAAATGCAAAAGCAAAAGGAATGTATAAGCGGCAATATGCGATCAATACCGTTGATGAGTATTGGGCGGAAGGTACGCAATGGTGGTTCTGGAGTAATTATGAATTCTATGATGACGAACAACGGATTCAAAGCCCGGACGATTTGAAGGCTTATGATCCTGTGCTTTTTGATCTTCTTGACAGGGTGTATGCCGGGCATCATATCCCCGCTGATATCTACTATGGGCGGAATGTGCGGCCTGCGAAGATTGTAGCGCATTGA